AGATCGACGATAGCCCGCCGATCAAAAAGCCGGCGATATAGTCGAGACGGTATGCGCTGGTTTGCAACATGGGTTTGTTTTGTCTCGGCCATAACATTCCGCTGCCGGTGAAGAGCAAATAGGCGATGAAACACCAGCGCAGCACATCCGGGCTAATGTGGTCGGCTGCTACTGCGCCGCCGGCAGCCCCGGCCAACAGGCTCGGAGCCAAACGCGATACGCGTCGCCAGGCGATGTTGCCCAGTTGATGGTGGGTGTGTGCCGAAGCTGCTGACGTCAATAAGGCCGTCGCCAGGGACGTGGCGACGGCCGAAAGCATGATCTGTTCCGGGGCGAAATCCTGGGTTTGGAACAGCCAGACCAAGGCCGGCACGATAATGGTCCCGCCGCCGATACCGAATAATCCGGCGGCAAGGCCGGCGAGCAATCCGAGCAATAAGCTGGCGAAGAATATCTCAGTCATCAGGTTTTCGATCCACGTTGTTTAGGTTGCGGGCAGAGCCAAGCATTTGTTTTTTATTTGGCTTTGGCTGCGGGTTTGTTCCGGGCATTCGGCGGTTGGAATAAGGCGGACGCCATCATAGCGACTCATTTATACTGTGTCTTTTTTGAAAATGCGGATTCGTTAGGCATGAAAACATATCTGGTCGGCGGCGCGGTGCGTGATCGTTTACTGGATTATCCGGTCGAAGAGCGCGATTGGTTGGTGGTCGGCGAAACGGCCGAGACGATGCTGGCGCGCGGATTTCGGCCGGTGGGAAAAGATTTTCCGGTATTTTTGCATCCCGACACCCATGAAGAATACGCCTTGGCCAGAACCGAGCGCAAAACCGGGAACGGCTATAAAGGCTTTGCCGTCCACGCCGCTCCCGACGTGTCGTTGGAAGAAGATTTGCAACGGCGCGATTTGACGATCAATGCGATGGCCATCGGCGACGACGGCGTATTGGTCGATCCGTTTCGCGGCCGGTTCGATCTCGAGCAAAGGTTACTACGGCATGTGTCGCCGGCTTTCAGCGAAGATCCGGTCCGTATTTTACGCGCGGCGCGCTTTGCCGCCCGATACGCTCATCTCGGCTTCCGGGTTGCCGATGAAACCATGGCGTTGATGGAGCGCATGGTCGCGGCCGGCGAGGCCGATTATCTGGTATCCGAACGAGTATGGGCGGAGTTGCACAAGGCGCTGTTGGAGCGCACGCCGCAGGCGTTTTTTCAGGTTCTGCGCGATTGCGGCGCATTGCGCGTCGTTTTTCCGGAAATTGATGCGCTGTTCGGAGTGCCGCAGCCGGAAAAATACCATCCGGAAATTGATACCGGAGTGCATGCCCTGATGGTGCTGGAACAGGCGGCGCGCCTGTCCTCCAAAGCCGAAGTGCGTTTGGCGGCGCTGCTGCACGATTTGGGTAAGGCCTTGACGCCGGCCGAGCATTGGCCTAGCCACCACGGCCACGAAAAAAAGGGTTTGCCGGTGTTGCAACGCTTTTGCGAGCGGTTACGGGTGCCGAAGCCGTTTAAAAGTTTGAGCGTGCAGGTCATGGAATACCACACCCATTGCCACCGGGCGTTGGAGCTGCGGGCCGATACCTTGGTCGACATGTTGCTGGCGATAGGTGCATTTAAGCCGGAAAATCGGCTGGAAGAATTTCTGGCGGCCTGCGAGGCCGACGCCAGAGGCCGTACCGGTTTCGAAGGCTGCGACTACCCGCAAGCGGACTATATCCGCGGCGCCGCAGCCGCCGCGGCCGTCGCCGATACCGATGGCCTGCTTGGACAAGGTTTGCGGGGCGAACAGATCGGTGCGGCGATTCGCAGATCGAGGATACAGGCCGTCAATAATTACAAAACCCGTTACCAATCGTCCGTTTTATGAATACCGTTCTGACTTCCGCCGGGCTGCTGGTGTGCAGCAATGTCTTTATGACCTTTGCCTGGTATGCCCATCTGAAAGAGTTGAACAATAAGCCGTGGTTGCTGGCTGCCTTGGTCAGTTGGGGGGTGGCTTTGTTCGAATACTTGCTGCAAGTTCCGGCGAACCGTATCGGCTATACCGCGCTCAGCGTCGGCCAGTTGAAGATCATGCAAGAGGTGATTGCGTTGAGCGTATTCGTGCCGTTCTCGGTGTATTACCTGAAGGAGCCGCTGAAACTGGATTATCTGTGGGCCGGATTGTGTTTGCTCGGCGCGGTGTTTTTTATCTTCAGGGCCAAATTCAATTAAACGAACACGGCAGCGGCCGCAACCACGGAATCCAATATGCTCAGTTACCGACACGGTTTTCACGCCGGCAATTTTGCCGATGTTTTGAAGCACAGCCTGCTGGCTCTGACCATCGCAGCGTTGAAGCAGAAACCCAAACCTTTCGTATATATCGATACGCATGCCGGAGCCGGCAAGTACTCGCTTAAATCGGAATTCGCCGAAAAAACCGGCGAGTATCGGCAAGGCATCGTCCGGGTGTGGCGCGAATCGGAACCGCCGGCCGAATTGCGCGACTATCTGGCGGCAGTGCGCGCCGAAAATACCGGCAGGCAATTGGCGCGTTATCCCGGTTCTCCACAGTTGGTGAGGCGCTTGGTCCGGCCCCAAGATCGGTTATTATTGTCCGAATTGCACGGCTCCGACGCAACAGCATTGCAGCAATTGTTCGCCGGAGATAAGCAAGTGGGCGTGGCTAAGGAAGACGGCTTAAACATGCTGCCGAAAAAGTTGCCGCCGATTCAGCGCCGCGGGCTGGTTTTGATCGACCCAAGTTACGAGATGAGAGACGAATACAAAAAAGTGGTCGCCGCTTTGGTAAGCGCCTATCGGCATTTCGCCACCGGTATCTATGCGGTCTGGTATCCGGTCATCGAACGGGCCGCAACCGAAGCTTTTATCGCTAAGCTGGCCGAGACCGGCATTCCCAGGCAATTGCGCATCGAGCACTGCGTTGCTGACGACGGAGCCGGGAGAGGGATGACCGGTTCCGGTATGCTGTTTATCAATCCGCCGTGGCTGTTGGCGAGCCAGGCGCAAACGCTGTTGCCCTGGCTGGACCGGGTCCTGGCTGACGGTGGCGGGCGCTGGAAAGTCGAATGGACTGTGCCAGAGGCCGGTGCGGATAGCGGGTTACGGAAATAGCCATGTTGAGAAAAAATCTCGATTTGATCGTCGTCGGTTTCATCGTGCTGGCGCTCGTCATGTACGACGTGACGCTGGAATTGCTTGGCGAATTGATGCATCTGATGTTCGAGGGTCTGCACGTGGCTTTCGAGTACGTCGAGTTGGGCATTGAGGAGGCGGTTGAGCTGGTGTTTCACGTGCTGGACGTCGGCGAGATTATCGAATATTTGTTCGAGTCCGATCGCCACGGCAGCCAAGTCGTGACCTTTTATATCCTGATGTCGATTATCGGTTTCGGATTTTACAAATTGTGGAAAACTCTGCCGCGGCTACACGCGTTTTTAAAACAGCGGCTATTGAATATCTGGGTCCGGCGCAAAACCGAGTTGCAACTGTACTGGTTGTCGCTCACCACCCGCAACAAAGTGGCCCTTGCCATTACCGTAGTGCTCGTCGCATACATTGCCTCGTTTTTCGTGATGTAGCTGCGGCGCTTTACCATACCGTTTTTGAGCTATCCGATGCCATTAGAACAAGTCACGCAATCCATTTTGGCCGGCAACGGCCTGCAAACCCAGGACATAGACCGAGTGATGTCCGCGCTGCTTAGCGCGCCGGTGGATGCCGCCGATATTTATTTTCAGTCCAGCCATTTCGAATCCTGGTCTTTGGAGGGCGGTATCATCAAGGAGGGCAGCCATTCCATCGAGCACGGTGCCGGGGTGCGCGCCGTCAGCGGCGATAAAACCGGATTCGCTTACAGCGATCGGATCGAGTTGCCGATTCTGCTGGAAGCCGCCAACAACGTTAAGGCCATTGTCCGCCATGGACAACAGGCGCAGCGTAGGGTCGAGAGCTATCGCAACGCACCTTGCCTGTACCGGCCCGTGAATCCGCTAAAGTCCTTGGATGATCGGCAAAAAATCGAACTGCTGATGCGCGTCGACCGGGAAACCCGCAAGTTGGATTCGCGTATCGAAGAAGTTATGGTCAGTCTGATCGCCGCCTATGACCACGTGCTGATAGCGAACCAAGACGGCTCGTTGGCGGCCGACATCCGGCCGCTGGTGCGGATGAACGTCACCGTGATCATGGCGGCAAACGGCCGGCGCGAACAAGGCAGCATGGGCGGCGGCGGCCGTAGCGACTACGCTTACTTTCTGGAGGACGACCGCGGCTTGGAATACGGCAGGGAAGCGGTGCGCCAGGCGCAAATCAATTTACAGGCTCAGGAAGCGCCGGCCGGCAATATGACCGTGGTCTTGGGCTCCGGTTGGCCGGGCATTTTGCTGCACGAAGCCATCGGCCATGGTTTGGAGGGGGACTTCAACCGCAAGGGGACCTCGGCCTTCAGCGGCCGAGTCGGCGAGCGGGTGGCTTCCGATCTGTGCACCGTGGTCGACGACGGCACGCTGCAAGGCCGGCGCGGTTCGTTGAACATCGACGACGAGGGCACGCCGACCGAAAATACCGTATTGATCGAGAAAGGCATTTTGAAAGGCTATATGCAGGATAAGCTGAACGCCCGGCTGATGGGAGTGGCTCCGACCGGCAACGGTCGCCGCGAATCCTATGCCCATCTGCCGATGCCCAGAATGACCAACACCTACATGCTGCCGGGGCAAAGCGATCCGGAAGAAATCATCGCCTCGGTCAAAAAAGGCTTGTATGCGCGCAATTTCGGCGGCGGCCAAGTGGATATCACCTCCGGCAAATTCGTATTCTCGGCCAGCGAAGCCTACCTGATCGAAAACGGCAAAATCACCCGGCCGGTGAAAGGCGCCACGCTGATCGGCAACGGTCCCGACGTACTGACTAAAGTATCGATGGTGGGCAACGATATGGCGCTGGACAGCGGTGTCGGCACCTGTGGCAAAGACGGGCAAAGCGTACCGGTCGGCGTTGGCCAGCCGACGCTGAAAATCGATGGGTTAACGGTCGGCGGCACCGGCGTCTGAAGCAAACAACTGCGAACGTATCGGCCTTCGCGCGTAACGATTAAACAAGAGATTTACCGTGCAAAACCAGGAAGAAATCAATCGATTAAAAGATGTTGTCCAGCAATTGTTGGACGAGGCCAGGTCGCAAGGCGCCACTGCCGCGGAAGCGGCGTTCAGCGTCGATAACGGTCTGTCGGTATCGGCTCGCCTTGGCGCAGTGGAAACCGTGGAATACCATTGCGACCAAGGTATCGGCGTCACGGTGTATTTCGGCAAAAAGAAAGGCTCGGCCAGTACCAACGACATTTCCGCGGGATCGTTGAAGGAAACCGTCAAAGCGGCGTGCAGTATTGCCCGCTATGCCAGCGAAGACGAGTTTGCCGGGCTGCCCGATCTGGAGTTGCTGGCCACCGAGTTTCCCGATCTGGATTTGAATCATCCTTGGGCCTTGAACGCCGAGCAGGCTATCGACGTGGCGATCGAATGCGAAAATGCCGCGCGCGAATATAGTCCGGCGATCAGCAATTCCGAGGGGGCTTCGGTCAATACCCATCAGGGCACTAGGGTGTTCGGTAATTCCTTGGGTTTTTTGCAAGGCTACCAGTCCAGCCGCCATTCTTTGAGCTGTTCCGTGCTGGCGGGTAGCGGCGATTCGATGCAGCGCGATTATTGGTATAGCGTGGCGCGTAGCCCGCTCGATTTGGAATCCGCCGCGCAGGTCGGCGAAAAAGCCGCACAACGTACGTTGGCCCGGCTTGGGGCGCGGACTCTCGGGACTCGGCAATGCCCGGTGTTGTTTGCACCCGAAATGGCTTCCGGTTTGATCGGCGCCTTGCTGGGCGCGATCAGCGGCGGCAGCCTTTACCGAAAATCTTCGTTTTTATTGGATAGTCTGGGTACGCGGGTATTGCCCGAGTTTGCGCGGATACACGAGCAACCGTTGTTGAAGTGCGCACTAGGCAGTGCCAGCTACGATGCGGAAGGCGTGGCAACGCGGGCGCGCGACATTGTCTGCAACGGTATTTTGAAATCTTACATTCTCAGCACTTATTCCGCTCGCAAACTGGGCATGCAGACCACCGGTAACGCCGGCGGCGTGCATAACCTGATTGTCGAGCCGGGCGAACGCGATTTTGCCGATATGCTGAAGCTGTTGGATACCGGTTTGTTGGTAACCGAATTAATGGGCCAGGGCGTTAATCGCGTTACCGGAGATTATTCGCGCGGAGCGTCCGGGTTTTGGGTTGAGAACGGCACGATTCAATTTCCGGTACAGGAGATCACGATCGCCGGTAACCTGAAGGAAATGCTGCGCAATATCGTCGCGATTGGCAAAGACGTGGACTTGCGCGGTAACATTCGGGTCGGTTCCATCTTGGTGGAGCGGATGGCCATCGCCGGCGAGTAGCCGTTGCCGTTTTGGTTGTGGGAATCTGTTTGCCACGGAAGCAGGGAGTATGTCCGGCTTCCGTGTACGGATAGTCTAGGCTTTACGGCGTAAGCTAAACCAGCCGACAAGGCTGGAACCAAATAACCATATTGTTGCCGGTACAGGAACTGCGGCGATCTCCGCTAACACCGCGTAATGAACTTGGGATTGGGCGCCGTCGACCAGAGACACGAAGGCAAAATCGTTGAAAGGATCGTAATCTTCGGTATGGAAACGCCAGTCGAAACTGAATGACTCGCCGGCCAAGGCCGTTAACGCAAACGTATAAAGTTCGCCGTCGGAGCCGAACTCGTTTTCGGCGTTAGCGTAGCTTGAGGTATCGACGGGTGTAGTCGGATTGGTTCTCAAGTATTGTCCGTAACCGGCAAGGTCGAGAAAGGACTCTACGCCCGAATCGCCTTCGTCACTGACCCCAATAATCACTGTGCCGGTAAAATCTGCGGCAAATGTATAGTTGAAGGTTTGAAGGCCGGAATCTCCGAAACTGGGTACAAAAATCGTTTCCGCGTGGGCAATGCCGGTTGCGGCCAGCGTTAAAAGTATTCCGAATAGGCAGTGTTTCATTGTATGCTCCAATTGAACTGAGATTGATAGGAATCTCTCCCCTTCAAGCTTTTCAGCATAAATCGGGCCAATAAAAATTATTCAAATAATTTTATGGTCTTATCTGGTTTTTGGCTTAGTGTCCAAAGCGAGTTTGTAAAAACGGTCGACGGTTTGCCGGTTGGGTCGATTAACAGGCTAAAGGGATTG
Above is a window of Methylomonas koyamae DNA encoding:
- the tldD gene encoding metalloprotease TldD, with product MPLEQVTQSILAGNGLQTQDIDRVMSALLSAPVDAADIYFQSSHFESWSLEGGIIKEGSHSIEHGAGVRAVSGDKTGFAYSDRIELPILLEAANNVKAIVRHGQQAQRRVESYRNAPCLYRPVNPLKSLDDRQKIELLMRVDRETRKLDSRIEEVMVSLIAAYDHVLIANQDGSLAADIRPLVRMNVTVIMAANGRREQGSMGGGGRSDYAYFLEDDRGLEYGREAVRQAQINLQAQEAPAGNMTVVLGSGWPGILLHEAIGHGLEGDFNRKGTSAFSGRVGERVASDLCTVVDDGTLQGRRGSLNIDDEGTPTENTVLIEKGILKGYMQDKLNARLMGVAPTGNGRRESYAHLPMPRMTNTYMLPGQSDPEEIIASVKKGLYARNFGGGQVDITSGKFVFSASEAYLIENGKITRPVKGATLIGNGPDVLTKVSMVGNDMALDSGVGTCGKDGQSVPVGVGQPTLKIDGLTVGGTGV
- a CDS encoding multifunctional CCA addition/repair protein, with product MKTYLVGGAVRDRLLDYPVEERDWLVVGETAETMLARGFRPVGKDFPVFLHPDTHEEYALARTERKTGNGYKGFAVHAAPDVSLEEDLQRRDLTINAMAIGDDGVLVDPFRGRFDLEQRLLRHVSPAFSEDPVRILRAARFAARYAHLGFRVADETMALMERMVAAGEADYLVSERVWAELHKALLERTPQAFFQVLRDCGALRVVFPEIDALFGVPQPEKYHPEIDTGVHALMVLEQAARLSSKAEVRLAALLHDLGKALTPAEHWPSHHGHEKKGLPVLQRFCERLRVPKPFKSLSVQVMEYHTHCHRALELRADTLVDMLLAIGAFKPENRLEEFLAACEADARGRTGFEGCDYPQADYIRGAAAAAAVADTDGLLGQGLRGEQIGAAIRRSRIQAVNNYKTRYQSSVL
- a CDS encoding PEP-CTERM sorting domain-containing protein; translated protein: MKHCLFGILLTLAATGIAHAETIFVPSFGDSGLQTFNYTFAADFTGTVIIGVSDEGDSGVESFLDLAGYGQYLRTNPTTPVDTSSYANAENEFGSDGELYTFALTALAGESFSFDWRFHTEDYDPFNDFAFVSLVDGAQSQVHYAVLAEIAAVPVPATIWLFGSSLVGWFSLRRKA
- a CDS encoding 23S rRNA (adenine(2030)-N(6))-methyltransferase RlmJ, with translation MLSYRHGFHAGNFADVLKHSLLALTIAALKQKPKPFVYIDTHAGAGKYSLKSEFAEKTGEYRQGIVRVWRESEPPAELRDYLAAVRAENTGRQLARYPGSPQLVRRLVRPQDRLLLSELHGSDATALQQLFAGDKQVGVAKEDGLNMLPKKLPPIQRRGLVLIDPSYEMRDEYKKVVAALVSAYRHFATGIYAVWYPVIERAATEAFIAKLAETGIPRQLRIEHCVADDGAGRGMTGSGMLFINPPWLLASQAQTLLPWLDRVLADGGGRWKVEWTVPEAGADSGLRK
- a CDS encoding sulfite exporter TauE/SafE family protein, with translation MTEIFFASLLLGLLAGLAAGLFGIGGGTIIVPALVWLFQTQDFAPEQIMLSAVATSLATALLTSAASAHTHHQLGNIAWRRVSRLAPSLLAGAAGGAVAADHISPDVLRWCFIAYLLFTGSGMLWPRQNKPMLQTSAYRLDYIAGFLIGGLSSILGIGGGTMTVPYLAGSGMGIKNAVATSSACAVPIAFSAAASYAVLGWGENDWLHGHFGYLYLPAFAGIALTSVFTAPIGAKLAHRLPADRLKRYFGFVLIFTALKMAQ
- a CDS encoding DMT family protein; the protein is MNTVLTSAGLLVCSNVFMTFAWYAHLKELNNKPWLLAALVSWGVALFEYLLQVPANRIGYTALSVGQLKIMQEVIALSVFVPFSVYYLKEPLKLDYLWAGLCLLGAVFFIFRAKFN
- the pmbA gene encoding metalloprotease PmbA produces the protein MQNQEEINRLKDVVQQLLDEARSQGATAAEAAFSVDNGLSVSARLGAVETVEYHCDQGIGVTVYFGKKKGSASTNDISAGSLKETVKAACSIARYASEDEFAGLPDLELLATEFPDLDLNHPWALNAEQAIDVAIECENAAREYSPAISNSEGASVNTHQGTRVFGNSLGFLQGYQSSRHSLSCSVLAGSGDSMQRDYWYSVARSPLDLESAAQVGEKAAQRTLARLGARTLGTRQCPVLFAPEMASGLIGALLGAISGGSLYRKSSFLLDSLGTRVLPEFARIHEQPLLKCALGSASYDAEGVATRARDIVCNGILKSYILSTYSARKLGMQTTGNAGGVHNLIVEPGERDFADMLKLLDTGLLVTELMGQGVNRVTGDYSRGASGFWVENGTIQFPVQEITIAGNLKEMLRNIVAIGKDVDLRGNIRVGSILVERMAIAGE